From a region of the Oscillatoria sp. FACHB-1407 genome:
- a CDS encoding NUDIX hydrolase → MAVGSEPPQLLKQKLLYHGRKFNFEVSRLRLPNRAEGEWECIRHPGGAVAVPVTEDGKLVLVKQYRFAAQGRLIEFPAGTIEPDEDPATTVEREIQEETGYRAHRWRKVGKFFVAPGYSDEVIHVFLAQDLEKLETPPPQDHDEDIETILMTPQELEQAILEGEPVDSKSISSLLLVRPFL, encoded by the coding sequence ATGGCTGTTGGCTCTGAACCTCCTCAACTCCTGAAACAAAAACTCCTCTACCATGGACGCAAATTCAACTTTGAAGTGAGTCGTTTGCGCCTGCCCAATCGGGCTGAAGGAGAGTGGGAATGCATTCGTCATCCGGGTGGAGCAGTGGCGGTTCCCGTTACAGAAGATGGAAAACTGGTCTTGGTAAAGCAATATCGCTTTGCGGCTCAAGGACGGTTGATTGAGTTTCCGGCAGGTACAATCGAACCCGACGAAGATCCAGCCACGACCGTTGAGCGAGAAATCCAGGAAGAAACAGGCTACCGTGCTCATCGTTGGCGGAAGGTTGGAAAGTTTTTTGTCGCTCCTGGCTATTCTGACGAGGTCATTCATGTGTTTTTGGCACAAGACCTGGAAAAGCTGGAAACCCCACCCCCTCAAGATCATGATGAAGACATTGAAACTATTCTGATGACTCCACAGGAGCTAGAACAGGCGATCTTAGAGGGTGAACCTGTGGATTCCAAATCGATCTCTAGCCTGTTATTGGTGCGCCCCTTTTTGTAA
- a CDS encoding shikimate dehydrogenase: MILGTTKLLGVVGYPVAHSLSPVMHNAAIAQLGADYIYLPFPVAPDQLKPAIAGFQAIGVQGFNVTIPHKQTVMPLLSGISEVAQVIGAVNTVAWTDQGWWGTNTDVIGFMAPLKAMNRDWQGAIALVLGNGGSARAVVAGCAQLGCADTWVVGRDPKKLEAFHASWQDSTLVPRLSVYPWSELPVLLPQASLVVNTTPIGMHPKVEETPLSQAEIESLQPGAIAYDLIYTPRPTQFLQLAQSRGAIACDGLEMLVQQGAAALELWLQQPVPVDTMRQSLLEQLQGK, translated from the coding sequence ATGATTTTGGGAACGACAAAATTGCTGGGGGTGGTGGGTTATCCGGTGGCACATTCCCTATCGCCAGTCATGCACAATGCAGCGATCGCCCAACTGGGAGCCGATTACATCTACCTCCCCTTCCCGGTTGCTCCTGATCAGCTCAAGCCAGCGATCGCCGGATTTCAAGCGATCGGGGTGCAGGGGTTTAACGTGACGATTCCCCACAAGCAGACGGTGATGCCCCTGTTGAGCGGAATCTCGGAGGTGGCGCAGGTGATTGGTGCAGTCAACACCGTTGCCTGGACAGATCAGGGATGGTGGGGCACCAATACAGATGTGATTGGGTTTATGGCTCCCCTCAAGGCGATGAATCGGGATTGGCAAGGGGCGATCGCCCTGGTCTTGGGCAACGGCGGCTCTGCCAGGGCAGTCGTAGCGGGGTGTGCTCAGTTGGGGTGCGCTGATACTTGGGTTGTGGGGCGTGATCCCAAGAAATTAGAAGCGTTTCATGCCAGTTGGCAAGACTCTACTCTGGTGCCGCGACTCTCGGTTTATCCCTGGAGTGAGTTGCCCGTTCTGCTGCCTCAAGCCAGTCTGGTCGTGAACACTACCCCCATTGGGATGCATCCCAAGGTAGAGGAGACACCGCTAAGTCAGGCCGAGATCGAATCGCTGCAACCAGGGGCGATCGCCTATGACCTGATCTACACTCCACGCCCTACCCAATTTTTGCAACTGGCTCAATCAAGGGGGGCGATCGCCTGTGATGGGCTAGAGATGTTGGTGCAACAGGGAGCCGCCGCTCTGGAATTGTGGTTGCAGCAACCCGTCCCTGTGGACACGATGCGGCAATCCCTGTTGGAGCAACTTCAGGGAAAGTAG
- a CDS encoding CHASE2 domain-containing protein: MKYPITVGTALKQWFGREHKVWFTAVGVAALVATLRLLGSLQSLELMALDQIFRSRPPQLPDDRIVIVGLDDSDINQLKTWPLTDALMARLLERIQSYQPRAIGLDIYRDVPVGEGQADLQRVFETTPNLIGIEKLEDGSSVGVPPPTALAELDQVGFNNVVVDVDSRVRRSVLFWKVDGEFHDSFALKLAMLYLETEGITAQPAAHNPDLLQLGQGVFDRLQANDGSYVRADIGGYQILANLSPPNSRFTTVSLTDVLEGKVSESLLRDRIVLIGSTASSLKDFFYTPYSSSTDGNAQPVSGVELHANFISQFLDAALEGRSLIRVIPDPLELLWIAVWSWVGASVSWRLRLPLRSGLAIVVAGASLVGICYVAFLLEWWIPLVPPLLALFGSAVTMTSYIAYLQEELKKSKEFLNSVINTIPDPIFVKDQNHRWIVLNRAYCRFIGYPLDQLLDRSEPDFLPVEQAAHFWQQDNLVFKDGIEQEAEEEFTDANGVTYAIATKRSLHQDAAGNVFLVGVIRDITQRKKMEEDLKRTAAELVRSNAELRQAEDRLRRMAYHDALTGLPNRELLSDRLNQSLEWAQEHDQLVALLFLDLDGFKQINDTYGHDMGNLLLKAVAQRLTRCLRSSDTVARYGGDEFVVLLPAIPSVQDIARVADKILQTLTQQFVLDGKVILVSTSIGISIYPRDTHNQDELIKKADIAMYEAKGLGKNCYQFFQADVVSEP; encoded by the coding sequence ATGAAATACCCAATCACTGTAGGAACAGCCTTAAAGCAATGGTTTGGGCGTGAGCACAAAGTCTGGTTTACTGCCGTAGGAGTCGCGGCACTAGTGGCTACTTTGCGTCTCTTGGGTTCGCTGCAATCCCTAGAGCTAATGGCACTCGATCAAATCTTTCGATCACGTCCACCGCAGCTACCGGACGATCGCATTGTTATTGTTGGGCTAGACGATTCCGACATTAACCAACTGAAAACATGGCCGCTCACCGATGCGTTAATGGCTAGGTTGCTAGAACGAATTCAGTCCTATCAACCCCGTGCCATTGGGTTAGATATTTATCGGGATGTTCCTGTAGGCGAGGGGCAAGCCGACCTGCAACGAGTCTTTGAAACCACCCCCAATCTCATTGGCATTGAAAAGCTTGAAGATGGATCCAGTGTGGGCGTGCCCCCACCAACGGCACTAGCAGAGCTCGACCAGGTTGGCTTTAACAACGTTGTTGTGGATGTGGATAGCCGGGTTCGGCGATCGGTCTTGTTCTGGAAAGTAGACGGTGAATTTCACGATAGCTTTGCCTTAAAGTTGGCGATGCTTTACCTCGAAACGGAGGGGATTACAGCTCAACCAGCCGCCCATAATCCCGACCTATTGCAACTGGGGCAGGGTGTTTTTGATCGCCTCCAGGCAAACGACGGGAGCTATGTGCGAGCCGACATTGGTGGATATCAAATCCTGGCTAATTTGAGTCCTCCAAACTCACGCTTTACGACTGTCTCTTTGACTGATGTATTAGAGGGCAAGGTTTCGGAGTCCCTCCTGCGCGATCGCATTGTGTTGATTGGATCTACTGCCTCCAGCCTCAAAGATTTCTTTTACACCCCCTACAGCAGCAGTACAGATGGTAATGCTCAACCTGTATCTGGTGTAGAGCTACACGCTAATTTCATCAGTCAATTTTTGGATGCTGCTTTAGAAGGGCGATCGCTGATTCGAGTCATTCCTGACCCGCTTGAGCTGCTCTGGATTGCCGTCTGGTCGTGGGTTGGTGCCAGTGTGAGTTGGAGATTGCGACTGCCCCTGCGCTCGGGATTAGCGATTGTAGTTGCAGGCGCAAGTCTCGTCGGCATCTGCTATGTTGCGTTTTTGTTGGAGTGGTGGATTCCTCTGGTGCCACCTCTGCTGGCTTTGTTTGGCTCAGCCGTAACCATGACCAGCTACATCGCCTACTTGCAGGAGGAGTTGAAGAAATCAAAGGAATTTCTCAATTCTGTGATTAACACGATTCCTGATCCGATCTTTGTCAAAGACCAAAACCATCGCTGGATCGTTCTCAATCGGGCTTACTGCCGCTTTATTGGCTATCCTCTAGACCAGCTTTTAGACAGGTCTGAACCCGACTTTTTGCCTGTGGAACAAGCCGCTCACTTTTGGCAACAGGACAATCTCGTGTTTAAGGATGGTATTGAGCAGGAAGCCGAGGAGGAATTTACAGATGCCAACGGTGTAACCTATGCCATTGCCACGAAGCGATCGCTCCACCAAGATGCCGCAGGAAACGTGTTTTTAGTGGGGGTGATCCGTGATATCACGCAACGCAAAAAAATGGAGGAGGACTTAAAGCGCACTGCCGCAGAACTTGTTCGCTCGAATGCAGAGTTGCGTCAGGCGGAAGACCGTTTGCGCCGGATGGCGTATCACGATGCTCTGACTGGATTGCCCAACCGCGAACTATTGAGCGATCGCCTGAATCAATCCCTGGAGTGGGCGCAGGAGCATGACCAACTCGTTGCCCTCCTCTTTCTTGACCTGGATGGCTTTAAGCAAATCAATGACACCTATGGACATGACATGGGCAACTTGCTGCTCAAAGCGGTTGCTCAACGGTTAACCCGATGCCTCCGCAGCAGCGACACGGTTGCTCGCTATGGCGGAGATGAATTTGTTGTGTTGTTGCCCGCCATTCCAAGCGTACAGGATATTGCCAGAGTGGCTGACAAAATCCTACAAACCCTGACGCAACAATTTGTTTTAGACGGAAAGGTGATCCTGGTGAGCACCAGCATCGGCATTAGTATCTATCCGCGTGATACTCATAATCAGGACGAACTCATCAAGAAAGCAGACATTGCGATGTATGAGGCAAAGGGGCTAGGCAAAAATTGTTATCAATTTTTTCAAGCCGATGTTGTGTCTGAACCTTAG
- a CDS encoding response regulator, with the protein MKLSQSYVLVLDQHSGDLTMLESLLMPLRCSIEVVNSVEQAMVRVSQTPPYLVILTGSRQNWSRTLVSQLRDHVNASNVTIVALTDVHAPSWQHQEENPGLDGFLVKPLSVDVLASLVQSAWARQTYCSA; encoded by the coding sequence ATGAAATTATCACAGAGTTATGTTTTGGTTTTAGATCAACACTCTGGCGACTTGACAATGCTGGAGTCTTTGCTGATGCCCCTTCGATGCTCAATTGAAGTGGTTAACTCTGTTGAGCAAGCGATGGTTAGAGTCAGCCAGACCCCACCATATCTGGTCATCCTAACGGGTAGTCGTCAAAATTGGTCGCGCACCCTGGTCAGCCAGTTACGCGATCATGTTAATGCATCCAACGTCACAATTGTTGCCCTAACTGATGTGCACGCCCCTAGCTGGCAACACCAGGAAGAAAACCCAGGGCTAGACGGGTTTCTAGTCAAACCACTCAGTGTTGATGTGTTGGCATCGTTAGTGCAATCTGCCTGGGCACGGCAGACCTACTGCTCTGCCTAG
- a CDS encoding YggT family protein, which yields MSLVGESLTYFLTFYSVLLLIRVLLTWFPNVNWFSPPFSWLSQITDPYLNIFRSIIPPLGGIDFSPMLAIFAIQLLARTLGEIPV from the coding sequence ATGTCACTGGTTGGCGAGTCCCTAACTTACTTCTTGACCTTCTACTCAGTCTTGTTGCTGATTCGTGTGCTGCTGACCTGGTTCCCTAATGTGAACTGGTTTAGCCCACCGTTTAGCTGGCTCAGTCAAATCACCGATCCCTACCTCAACATCTTCCGTTCGATCATTCCTCCCCTGGGCGGCATTGACTTCTCACCAATGCTGGCAATTTTCGCGATTCAGCTACTGGCTAGAACCCTTGGAGAAATTCCTGTCTAA
- the upp gene encoding uracil phosphoribosyltransferase: protein MALKLRVHVPPHPLIKHWLGVTRDEATPSVLFRSAMTELGRWLTYEAIREWLPTIDTTVQTPLAPCPATFVNPETPIAIVPILRAGLALMEGAQALLPLASIYHIGMVRDEETLEATCYVNKLPSQFAPETRVLISEPMLATGGTLIAVMAELVQRGVDPALVRIISVVTAPPALQKLGGLYPDLTIFTATIDEGLNDKGFIVPGLGDAGDRTFGT from the coding sequence ATGGCTCTCAAACTGCGTGTCCATGTTCCGCCTCACCCTCTCATTAAGCACTGGCTGGGGGTGACTCGCGATGAAGCAACTCCATCTGTGTTGTTTCGGAGTGCAATGACTGAGTTAGGGCGTTGGTTGACCTACGAAGCGATTCGCGAATGGTTGCCAACAATCGATACTACCGTGCAAACGCCGTTAGCTCCCTGTCCAGCCACCTTTGTTAATCCAGAAACACCGATCGCCATCGTGCCTATTCTCAGGGCTGGACTAGCGTTGATGGAAGGAGCACAGGCGTTATTGCCACTGGCATCGATTTACCACATTGGTATGGTGCGCGATGAGGAAACGTTGGAGGCGACCTGCTATGTCAATAAACTGCCCAGTCAATTTGCACCTGAAACCCGAGTTCTGATCAGTGAGCCAATGCTGGCAACAGGCGGTACTCTGATAGCGGTCATGGCAGAACTCGTTCAACGGGGGGTTGATCCTGCACTGGTGCGGATTATCTCAGTGGTCACGGCTCCTCCTGCGCTACAGAAATTGGGAGGTCTTTATCCCGATCTCACCATCTTTACGGCAACTATTGACGAGGGGTTAAACGATAAGGGGTTTATCGTACCTGGATTGGGAGATGCGGGCGATCGCACCTTTGGCACATAA
- a CDS encoding CHASE2 domain-containing protein has product MLGTLLGGRYKITAILGAGGFGQTYMAEDTERPGNPLCVVKQFKPASQDSRFLEVARRLFHTEVETLRRLGQHDRIPELYGFFEEDQEFYLAQEFIDGTPLSDEFIRNGRLSEADIIELLKDVLATLEFVHTNRVIHRDIKPANLIRRKSDGKIVLIDFGAVKEIQTQLVGESGQSSFTVGIGTQGYTPAEQLAGKPRFCSDIYALGITAIQGLTGLQPSQLGEDPDDSELMWREHVTISPGLEFILDRMVRYHYSQRYQSAADVLTALQRMSELPTDITQVSPSLLLPEALLRQETFLDSPYDWRSKLKQGLKVVAIASVAIGGLVLGMRQLGGLQGLELAAYDQMVRLRPELAVDPRLLIVEISEPDLRTLQRATPSDEDVAKVLANLQEHEPRVIGLDLYRDLPQDPGREQLLAQLEPPNVIAITNLGNPPNSDKVPPPPGVPPERVGFNDIPIDPDGIVRRNLLFASIDGTVYHSFALRLALSYLEKDNILPRNSRQNPDYIEVNNVTFPILQPNDGSYQGVDSAGYQILLNYRASQVAQQVSFTDVLAGNIDPDLVRDKVVLIGTTAQSSRDVFGTPYSAGQEQEFKMAGVVVHAQMVSQLLSTVLDGRPLVWFFPDWLEGVWIVGWAVVGGSLAWWMRHPVLLATNSAALLVVLTGGGMLLFLNHTWVPVVAPAIAFIATNAAVTAYRSHRTQQEKQVLTQMFWKDRPMGSLSRPNQK; this is encoded by the coding sequence ATGCTGGGAACGTTGCTAGGTGGGCGATATAAAATTACTGCGATTTTAGGAGCTGGCGGCTTTGGTCAGACCTATATGGCAGAAGATACCGAACGTCCAGGCAACCCTCTCTGTGTGGTCAAGCAGTTTAAGCCAGCCAGCCAGGATTCGCGGTTTTTAGAAGTTGCTCGTCGTCTGTTTCACACGGAGGTTGAAACCCTGCGACGGTTGGGGCAGCACGATCGCATCCCAGAGCTGTACGGTTTTTTTGAGGAAGACCAGGAGTTTTATCTGGCGCAGGAATTTATTGATGGCACGCCCCTCAGCGACGAGTTTATTCGCAATGGACGGTTGAGCGAGGCAGATATTATCGAGTTGCTCAAAGATGTGTTGGCAACGCTGGAGTTCGTCCACACCAATCGAGTGATTCACCGCGATATCAAACCTGCCAACCTGATTCGCCGCAAGAGTGACGGCAAGATTGTCCTGATTGACTTTGGGGCAGTTAAAGAAATTCAGACGCAACTGGTTGGTGAATCAGGGCAAAGTAGCTTTACTGTTGGGATCGGTACTCAGGGCTACACTCCAGCAGAACAGTTGGCAGGCAAACCCCGGTTTTGTAGCGACATTTATGCACTGGGAATCACGGCAATTCAAGGGCTAACCGGGTTACAACCTTCGCAACTGGGCGAAGACCCCGATGACTCGGAGCTAATGTGGCGAGAGCATGTCACGATCAGCCCCGGATTAGAATTCATCCTTGATCGTATGGTGCGCTACCACTACAGCCAGCGTTACCAATCGGCAGCAGATGTGCTCACGGCACTCCAACGCATGTCAGAACTGCCCACTGACATTACCCAGGTTTCTCCATCACTCTTGCTGCCAGAGGCACTCCTGCGACAAGAAACGTTTCTTGACTCGCCATACGATTGGCGGAGCAAACTTAAACAGGGACTAAAAGTTGTGGCGATCGCCAGTGTTGCGATCGGTGGCTTAGTGTTGGGTATGCGGCAGTTGGGTGGACTGCAAGGGCTAGAGTTGGCAGCCTATGACCAGATGGTGCGTCTGCGCCCAGAATTGGCAGTTGACCCTCGCTTGCTGATTGTTGAGATTTCAGAACCCGATTTGCGAACCTTGCAACGAGCAACCCCCTCTGATGAGGATGTCGCCAAAGTGTTGGCAAACCTGCAAGAACATGAGCCACGAGTCATCGGCTTAGACCTTTATCGCGATCTGCCCCAAGACCCCGGACGTGAGCAGCTTTTGGCTCAATTAGAGCCACCCAACGTCATCGCCATTACGAATCTGGGCAATCCCCCTAATTCTGACAAAGTACCGCCTCCACCCGGTGTCCCCCCAGAGCGGGTCGGCTTCAACGATATTCCGATTGACCCCGATGGCATTGTCCGTCGCAACCTGTTATTTGCCAGCATTGATGGCACCGTCTATCACTCGTTTGCGCTACGTCTGGCGTTGTCCTACCTGGAAAAAGACAACATTCTACCGCGCAACAGTCGTCAAAACCCAGACTACATCGAGGTTAACAACGTCACATTTCCTATCCTGCAACCCAATGATGGCAGCTATCAAGGAGTGGATAGCGCGGGCTATCAAATCTTGCTGAACTATCGCGCATCGCAGGTTGCGCAACAGGTTTCGTTTACCGATGTCCTGGCAGGGAACATTGATCCTGATTTGGTGCGAGATAAGGTGGTGTTGATCGGCACAACCGCCCAAAGTAGCCGCGATGTGTTTGGCACACCCTACAGTGCTGGGCAGGAACAAGAGTTCAAGATGGCTGGGGTGGTGGTTCATGCTCAGATGGTGAGCCAACTGCTGAGTACTGTGTTAGACGGCAGACCTCTAGTCTGGTTTTTTCCAGACTGGCTAGAGGGTGTGTGGATCGTCGGTTGGGCAGTGGTTGGCGGCAGTCTTGCCTGGTGGATGCGTCATCCCGTGTTATTAGCGACCAACAGTGCTGCATTGTTGGTGGTGTTAACGGGTGGTGGGATGCTACTGTTTTTGAATCACACTTGGGTGCCTGTCGTGGCTCCGGCGATCGCCTTTATTGCCACGAATGCGGCTGTGACTGCCTATCGTTCTCACCGGACTCAACAAGAAAAACAGGTCTTAACCCAAATGTTTTGGAAAGATCGTCCGATGGGAAGCCTCAGTCGTCCTAATCAAAAATAG
- a CDS encoding polysaccharide deacetylase family protein, producing the protein MQFAPLYPIVHRILKPLFPDCLWEGYPHSKTIALTFDDGPHPQHTLPLLEVLTRYQVTANFFWLGACVNRSPAIANAIYQQGHWIGLHGYDHRIFPTLSVDELKEQLERTQRAIAQACHLDLSYVQHHIRDVRPPVGVFTPQTLTYLRQWGYRPVMWSVVPEDWVRPGVAIAIQRVLDQTQNGSLIVLHDGYHGGEDVAAIASTVIPTLLDLGYEFVTIDQLWQQRQPQAA; encoded by the coding sequence ATGCAGTTTGCACCGCTTTACCCGATTGTGCATCGGATTCTCAAACCACTCTTTCCAGACTGCCTTTGGGAAGGATATCCCCATTCCAAGACGATCGCCCTGACCTTTGATGATGGTCCCCATCCACAACACACGCTGCCTTTGTTAGAGGTGCTAACCCGCTATCAAGTTACAGCCAACTTTTTTTGGCTCGGAGCCTGTGTTAACCGCAGCCCTGCGATCGCCAACGCCATCTACCAACAGGGACACTGGATTGGGTTACACGGATATGACCACCGGATTTTTCCAACCTTGAGTGTCGATGAGCTCAAGGAGCAACTGGAGCGCACACAACGGGCGATCGCGCAGGCATGTCACCTGGATTTATCCTATGTGCAGCACCATATTCGAGATGTTCGTCCACCTGTGGGTGTTTTTACCCCACAAACGTTAACCTACCTGCGACAGTGGGGGTATCGTCCGGTGATGTGGAGTGTTGTTCCCGAAGATTGGGTGCGTCCTGGGGTGGCGATCGCAATCCAACGAGTGCTCGACCAAACTCAAAACGGCTCACTCATTGTGTTGCACGATGGCTATCATGGGGGCGAAGATGTAGCGGCGATCGCATCTACCGTAATTCCTACGTTGCTTGATCTGGGGTATGAATTTGTCACCATTGACCAACTCTGGCAGCAACGACAACCACAGGCGGCATAG
- a CDS encoding ATP-dependent DNA helicase, translating to MMAIPTVLPGITLSRQQRKVLRQLEKFTRSREKLYLLTGYAGTGKTTLLQALIKRMRDRDDFRKVVFTAFSNKATKVLERMSDQWDLDIDCMTCCKLLGLRPDIDTTTGKQVFRVDRTGENHFDRYRLVVVDEASMINAEMWELLTTAVSTLTQQTQILFVGDIAQLPPVNEPESNVFTQIYNRSDLTEVMRYGGAIALLAEAIRNNLTAPQLPPFTTDTNGDRTEGTFCVSPTEWERLLIKAFQSESYQSDPDYVRAVAYTNNRVNALNQRIREAIYGARSPGDTHKGSPRFVPGERLVASNPYMIQESVILQTSSECEVIDVHPGQQGSWAVWFLHVLTDEGKYRDITVLHESSQSQFQKLLEVYASEKRWQEFWELKNLFADLNYAYCLTIHKSQGSTFQNVFVDVRNALINRNIRERNQLLYVAVTRAAKRLFVCL from the coding sequence ATGATGGCGATTCCCACGGTACTTCCTGGCATTACGTTAAGTCGGCAACAGCGTAAAGTGTTGCGGCAACTGGAGAAGTTTACGCGCAGCCGAGAGAAACTGTATCTGCTGACGGGCTATGCCGGAACGGGTAAAACGACGTTGCTGCAAGCCTTGATCAAACGAATGCGCGATCGCGACGATTTCCGCAAAGTCGTCTTTACTGCCTTTAGCAACAAAGCCACTAAGGTTTTAGAGCGCATGTCTGACCAGTGGGATCTGGACATTGACTGTATGACCTGTTGCAAGCTGTTGGGGTTGCGTCCCGACATCGACACTACCACGGGCAAACAGGTCTTTCGAGTCGATCGCACCGGAGAGAACCACTTCGATCGCTATCGTCTGGTGGTCGTAGACGAAGCCTCCATGATCAACGCCGAAATGTGGGAACTGTTGACCACTGCCGTATCGACTCTGACCCAGCAAACCCAGATTCTCTTTGTAGGCGATATTGCTCAGTTACCTCCGGTCAACGAACCCGAATCAAACGTCTTTACCCAGATCTACAACCGCTCAGATTTGACGGAGGTGATGCGCTATGGGGGAGCGATCGCCCTACTGGCTGAAGCCATTCGTAACAACCTCACCGCCCCACAACTTCCCCCCTTTACTACAGACACCAATGGCGATCGCACGGAGGGCACCTTCTGCGTCTCTCCAACCGAGTGGGAACGGCTGTTGATTAAAGCCTTTCAGAGTGAATCGTACCAGAGTGACCCCGATTACGTTAGGGCAGTTGCCTACACCAACAACCGGGTCAATGCTCTCAACCAGCGCATTCGAGAGGCTATCTATGGCGCGCGATCTCCCGGAGATACCCACAAGGGGTCGCCCCGTTTTGTCCCCGGAGAGCGACTCGTTGCCAGTAACCCCTACATGATTCAAGAAAGCGTGATTTTGCAAACCTCCAGTGAGTGTGAGGTGATCGATGTTCATCCGGGGCAACAGGGCAGTTGGGCAGTCTGGTTTTTGCATGTCCTGACGGATGAGGGAAAGTATCGCGATATCACTGTCCTCCATGAAAGCAGCCAGTCCCAATTTCAGAAACTCCTGGAGGTTTACGCCAGTGAAAAGCGATGGCAGGAGTTTTGGGAATTGAAAAATCTCTTTGCTGATTTGAATTACGCCTATTGCCTCACCATTCACAAATCACAAGGCTCAACCTTCCAGAATGTGTTTGTCGATGTGCGGAATGCTCTGATTAACCGCAATATCCGCGAACGCAATCAATTGCTCTATGTCGCGGTCACTCGTGCAGCTAAACGGCTCTTTGTCTGTCTATAG
- a CDS encoding ligand-binding sensor domain-containing protein, with protein MVTVASRLRIPRRLPTTILSGFSAFVGVVVLPSHLTLASIPIPSESLQLAQSSEADESVVPVYELTPPTMQPAAQPDRMQPNAVLDHPSVPSTTDEYWVSGLYRDNAGNLWVASWQGLACIDPNTGQILSRFVIENSTIDAIAQDQSQHIWIGAYDGLRRIDPNTGIITPQPLSLPSEHVLSLLVDRRGLLWVGTDFGLALVNPEQGTLVTTLQTLPGGTASTLVLDGEGHLWVGTINGLVRINTASALVMSQMTQLPGQIVQALAVSPDNALWVGTPAGLLVVDPTTNTVVRNVTQFRGRSVTSIQFDRSNSLWVGTENGLFRVNQNNGAIISQTIDLPSSQVLDIIPDTGNKVWVGTTEGLAWISQTTGVTRSHLAFSRRNF; from the coding sequence ATGGTTACTGTGGCATCTCGATTGCGTATTCCCCGTCGCTTACCAACCACTATCCTTAGTGGGTTCAGTGCGTTTGTAGGGGTAGTTGTCCTCCCATCGCACCTGACCCTGGCATCGATTCCCATTCCGTCGGAGTCTCTACAACTCGCGCAATCGAGCGAGGCTGACGAGTCTGTGGTGCCCGTCTATGAGCTTACCCCTCCCACAATGCAGCCCGCAGCGCAACCAGACAGGATGCAACCAAACGCGGTGTTAGACCATCCCAGTGTCCCATCCACTACCGATGAATACTGGGTCAGTGGTTTGTATCGCGATAACGCTGGTAACTTGTGGGTTGCCTCATGGCAAGGGTTAGCCTGCATTGACCCCAACACAGGGCAAATTTTAAGTCGATTTGTGATTGAAAACAGCACCATTGATGCGATCGCCCAAGATCAGAGCCAACACATTTGGATCGGAGCTTACGATGGCTTAAGGCGAATTGACCCCAATACAGGCATCATCACTCCCCAACCCCTGTCGCTGCCTTCTGAGCATGTTCTGTCTCTGTTAGTCGATCGGCGAGGGTTACTGTGGGTAGGGACAGACTTCGGCTTAGCCTTGGTCAATCCAGAACAAGGCACCTTAGTCACAACCCTCCAAACGTTGCCGGGGGGCACCGCCAGCACACTAGTCCTCGATGGAGAAGGACACCTCTGGGTAGGAACAATCAACGGCTTAGTGCGGATTAATACCGCCAGTGCCTTAGTCATGAGCCAGATGACTCAACTTCCGGGGCAAATTGTGCAAGCCCTCGCTGTCAGCCCAGACAATGCCCTGTGGGTTGGTACACCAGCAGGCTTACTGGTGGTCGATCCAACCACCAATACGGTGGTTCGTAACGTCACCCAATTTCGAGGACGCAGCGTCACCTCCATTCAGTTCGATCGCAGCAATAGCCTATGGGTCGGCACTGAGAATGGGCTGTTTCGGGTCAACCAAAATAATGGTGCCATCATCAGCCAGACCATTGATCTGCCCTCCAGTCAGGTTCTAGATATCATTCCTGATACGGGAAACAAAGTCTGGGTTGGCACGACAGAGGGGCTAGCGTGGATCAGCCAAACGACCGGAGTGACGCGATCGCACCTTGCCTTTAGCCGTCGCAACTTCTAA